In Pseudomonas sp. MTM4, one genomic interval encodes:
- the flgM gene encoding flagellar biosynthesis anti-sigma factor FlgM has protein sequence MAIDFNRPNGAVSPPSSGRSSNVQNTERPTVPQPAADAVKNTSSTAVSGESVQLSPEAQRLQQTAEKLSQQPSVDQERVAQIKQAIADGSYQVDPQRVASKLLAFESQR, from the coding sequence ATGGCTATCGATTTCAACCGGCCCAACGGTGCCGTCAGCCCACCGAGCAGTGGGCGAAGCAGCAATGTGCAGAACACTGAGCGGCCAACGGTTCCGCAGCCTGCTGCCGACGCAGTGAAGAACACCAGTAGTACGGCTGTATCCGGCGAGAGCGTTCAGTTGAGCCCGGAAGCACAACGTCTGCAGCAGACCGCTGAGAAGTTGAGCCAGCAACCCTCTGTCGATCAGGAGCGTGTCGCTCAGATCAAGCAGGCGATAGCCGATGGCAGCTATCAGGTAGATCCTCAGCGAGTGGCATCGAAACTGCTAGCGTTCGAAAGCCAGCGTTGA
- the flgC gene encoding flagellar basal body rod protein FlgC, with translation MSLSSVFNIAGSGMSAQSTRLNTISSNIANAETVSSSVDQTYRARHPVFATMLQQANGTPSGSLFAEQDQAGAGVQVLGVVEDQSELQARYEPNHPAANEEGYVYYPNVNVVEEMADMISASRSFQTNAELMNTAKTMLQKVLTLGQ, from the coding sequence ATGTCCCTTAGCAGCGTATTCAATATCGCCGGCAGCGGCATGAGTGCTCAAAGCACTCGCCTCAACACCATCTCCAGCAACATCGCCAACGCTGAGACCGTTTCGTCCAGCGTCGATCAAACTTACCGCGCCCGCCATCCGGTCTTCGCGACCATGTTGCAGCAGGCCAACGGTACGCCAAGCGGATCCTTGTTCGCCGAGCAGGATCAAGCTGGTGCCGGTGTTCAGGTGCTCGGCGTGGTGGAAGACCAGAGCGAGCTGCAAGCCCGTTACGAGCCCAACCATCCGGCTGCGAATGAAGAAGGCTACGTCTATTACCCGAACGTCAACGTCGTGGAGGAAATGGCGGACATGATTTCTGCCAGCCGGTCGTTCCAGACCAACGCCGAGTTGATGAATACGGCCAAGACCATGCTGCAGAAAGTTCTGACCCTAGGCCAGTAA
- the flgA gene encoding flagellar basal body P-ring formation chaperone FlgA — MTFFRRPCIALCRAILFSALCGLSQFADSATRPEQLIDAARGFLEREVTDYLQRSQIQARHQVEVNRLDPRLRLAHCDRPLTTKLESPAQPVGRTTVRVSCEGSAPWSVFVPAQVHLFREVIVARRPLARESILEQADVTLAERDVSLLTQGYLTAYDQVLGNKLTRSALPDQVLTPNAVSLAEIVRKGDQVVISAKNSSINVRMPGEALSDGALGSQIRVKNQRSGRVIKARVVGPGQVEVAM; from the coding sequence ATGACTTTTTTCCGGCGTCCTTGCATTGCGCTTTGTCGCGCGATCCTGTTTTCGGCGTTATGCGGGCTGAGCCAGTTTGCTGACTCGGCAACAAGGCCTGAACAGCTTATCGACGCAGCACGCGGATTTCTTGAGCGTGAGGTGACCGACTATTTGCAGCGTAGCCAAATCCAGGCCCGCCATCAGGTCGAGGTCAACAGACTCGATCCTCGTCTGCGCCTGGCGCATTGCGATCGCCCGTTGACTACGAAACTGGAAAGCCCTGCGCAACCGGTTGGCCGCACAACCGTACGGGTCAGCTGCGAAGGCTCGGCGCCCTGGTCCGTTTTCGTCCCCGCGCAGGTCCATTTGTTCCGCGAAGTAATAGTCGCCCGGCGACCGCTGGCGCGCGAAAGCATCCTGGAGCAAGCTGACGTGACTCTAGCCGAACGGGACGTCAGCCTGCTGACCCAGGGTTACCTGACGGCCTACGATCAGGTTCTAGGTAACAAACTCACCCGCAGCGCCCTTCCCGATCAGGTGCTTACCCCTAACGCTGTTTCGCTAGCGGAAATCGTGCGCAAAGGCGATCAGGTCGTAATCAGCGCGAAAAATTCGTCAATAAATGTGAGAATGCCAGGCGAAGCTTTATCCGATGGCGCACTTGGCAGTCAGATCAGGGTCAAAAATCAGCGATCTGGCCGCGTTATCAAGGCCCGCGTCGTTGGTCCCGGTCAGGTGGAAGTCGCGATGTGA
- a CDS encoding Arc family DNA-binding protein, whose protein sequence is MRPMKQAVYSSRTADKFVVRLPDGMRERIAEVARNHHRSMNSEIIARLEQSLLQEGALDDDLSMRLDSPELTLHERELLQRFRQLAHRQQNALIALIAQDTEAAKED, encoded by the coding sequence ATGCGCCCTATGAAGCAGGCAGTTTACTCCAGCCGTACGGCTGACAAATTCGTGGTTCGGCTACCAGACGGAATGCGGGAGCGTATCGCCGAGGTTGCGCGCAATCATCATCGCAGCATGAACTCTGAGATCATTGCTCGCCTGGAGCAAAGCCTTCTGCAAGAAGGCGCACTCGACGACGATTTGAGCATGCGGCTGGACAGCCCGGAACTGACACTTCATGAGCGTGAATTGCTCCAGCGTTTTCGTCAGCTTGCCCATCGCCAGCAGAACGCCCTGATCGCTCTGATCGCGCAAGACACCGAAGCTGCAAAAGAAGACTAA
- a CDS encoding flagella synthesis protein FlgN has translation MQDTELLQQLVDDIGTARKLLELIDAEYQALAERNLAGLEQLLTQKQTLLALLGQHGAFRSQTLAKAQLSADKKGLATFVANSAIGDDILAHAEQLESVLETCRNSNDRNGKLIRANKSAVGAMLHVLQGSNQTPDLYDRRGATARTANHRPLSQA, from the coding sequence ATGCAAGATACCGAATTGCTTCAACAGCTGGTTGACGATATCGGCACCGCCCGAAAGCTTCTTGAGCTCATCGATGCCGAGTACCAGGCACTTGCCGAGCGCAACCTCGCAGGCCTGGAGCAGCTGCTCACACAAAAGCAGACACTCCTGGCGCTGCTGGGTCAGCATGGCGCCTTCCGCAGCCAAACCCTTGCTAAGGCGCAGCTTAGCGCCGATAAAAAAGGCTTGGCGACCTTTGTCGCGAACTCTGCGATAGGCGACGACATTCTTGCCCATGCGGAGCAGCTCGAGAGCGTTTTAGAAACCTGCAGAAATTCCAACGACCGCAACGGCAAGCTTATTCGCGCCAATAAGAGCGCAGTAGGCGCCATGCTGCATGTGCTGCAGGGTAGCAACCAGACGCCCGATCTCTACGACCGCCGAGGTGCCACCGCCAGAACGGCAAATCATCGCCCGCTTAGCCAGGCCTGA
- a CDS encoding flagellar brake protein encodes MSNPFAEDGGPQPPQILKTTTEIHATLKQLLDNHIPLLVRFVDRNQRYQTYMVEMNREKGWIALDELIPNDGERLMASGEAFQVEGYYEGVRIAWSNDHPVHPGELEDARCYWAPLPDQVLYHQRRNAYRASLAGQPIVAELSDKTIKPVEGKVLDMSATGCKLSFQGNLQSGLQTGRVYEHLSARLPFGTITTAAELRHVVFDEKLDVTFCGMRFYRISGLTQRQIERFVYQLQREARRDQPSGRFS; translated from the coding sequence GTGTCCAATCCGTTTGCAGAGGACGGAGGCCCGCAGCCTCCTCAGATTCTCAAGACAACAACCGAGATCCACGCGACTCTGAAGCAACTGCTGGATAACCACATCCCGCTACTGGTCCGATTCGTTGACCGTAACCAGCGCTATCAGACTTATATGGTCGAAATGAACCGTGAGAAGGGCTGGATTGCGCTCGACGAGTTGATACCTAACGACGGCGAACGCTTGATGGCGTCCGGCGAAGCCTTTCAGGTTGAAGGCTATTACGAAGGCGTGCGCATTGCCTGGAGCAATGATCACCCGGTGCATCCAGGCGAACTGGAAGATGCCCGCTGCTACTGGGCACCCCTACCCGATCAAGTCCTCTACCATCAACGACGCAACGCGTACCGTGCCTCGTTGGCTGGCCAACCTATCGTTGCCGAACTCAGCGACAAAACTATCAAGCCTGTTGAAGGTAAAGTGCTGGACATGTCGGCGACTGGCTGCAAGCTGAGCTTCCAAGGCAACCTTCAGAGTGGCCTACAGACGGGACGAGTGTACGAACACCTCTCCGCAAGGCTTCCCTTTGGCACCATCACAACGGCGGCCGAACTACGGCATGTCGTTTTCGATGAAAAGCTCGATGTCACTTTTTGCGGAATGCGCTTCTATCGCATCAGTGGCCTGACGCAACGCCAGATCGAACGATTCGTCTACCAGCTACAACGCGAAGCACGACGCGACCAGCCGAGCGGCCGCTTCAGCTGA
- a CDS encoding protein-glutamate O-methyltransferase CheR codes for MSGDPDFDQFRVFLEKTCGILLGSNKQYLVTSRLNKLMEQQGLRSLGDLVRKIQAQPRSGLREQVVDAMTTNETLWFRDTYPFEVLRSRTLPELLKTAPGQRLRIWSAACSSGQEPYSLSMTVDEYERSNPSQLKLAVQIVATELSGTMLAASKAAEYDSLAIARGLSSERLQRYFDVKTPGRWVVKPAIRNRVEFRVQNLLDSYAVLGKFDVVFCRNVLIYFSADVKKDILRRIHATLKPGGYLFLGASEALNGLPELYQMIQCSPGIIYKAK; via the coding sequence GTGTCAGGTGATCCGGATTTCGATCAGTTCCGAGTGTTCCTAGAGAAGACGTGCGGCATTCTGCTGGGCAGCAACAAGCAGTACCTCGTAACCAGCCGGCTGAACAAGCTGATGGAGCAGCAGGGGCTCAGGAGCCTTGGCGACCTGGTCAGGAAAATTCAGGCCCAGCCACGCAGCGGTCTGCGTGAGCAGGTCGTGGATGCGATGACGACCAACGAAACGCTCTGGTTTCGCGATACCTATCCATTCGAAGTGCTTAGGAGTCGGACCTTGCCGGAGCTCCTGAAAACCGCGCCGGGTCAACGCCTGCGTATATGGTCGGCTGCCTGTTCCTCGGGGCAGGAACCTTATTCGTTGTCGATGACTGTCGACGAATATGAGCGCAGCAACCCCAGCCAACTTAAGTTGGCAGTTCAGATCGTCGCTACCGAGCTGTCTGGCACCATGCTTGCTGCAAGCAAGGCTGCGGAGTACGACAGTCTGGCTATCGCGCGGGGATTGTCGAGCGAGCGCTTACAGCGTTATTTCGACGTCAAGACACCAGGCCGTTGGGTTGTCAAACCAGCGATTCGAAACCGCGTCGAGTTCCGTGTTCAGAATCTGCTCGATAGCTATGCGGTGCTGGGGAAGTTCGACGTGGTGTTCTGCCGTAACGTGCTCATCTACTTTTCTGCGGATGTGAAGAAAGACATTCTTCGGCGTATTCACGCCACGCTGAAGCCGGGCGGATATTTGTTTCTCGGGGCATCCGAGGCGCTGAACGGGCTTCCTGAGTTGTACCAGATGATCCAATGCAGTCCAGGCATCATCTATAAGGCTAAGTAG
- a CDS encoding sodium ion-translocating decarboxylase subunit beta, with the protein MDKLLKLWQSTGLYHLEPGQLLMIVVCLALIYLAIRKGFEPLLLIPIGFGGLLANIPVANMAEGAGILHLFYEVGLPTSVFPLLIFMGVGAMTDFGPMLANPKTLLLGAAAQFGIFATLLGALALAAAGIPGMEFTLREAASIAIIGGADGPTSIFVTAKLAPHLLGPIAVAAYSYMALVPLIQPPIMRALTTKEERAIVMKQLRHVGQAEKIVFPLMLALMVGLLLPDAAPLVGMFAFGNLLRECGVVDRLADTSRNALINIVTIALGLTVGSKLSADAFLQLKTLGILLLGMVAFCGGTAAGVLMARVMNMFSSNKINPLIGSAGVSAVPMAARVSNKVGLEANPQNFLLMHAMGPNVAGVIGSAVAAGVLLSFVG; encoded by the coding sequence ATGGATAAGTTGCTCAAGCTGTGGCAGAGCACCGGCTTGTATCATCTGGAGCCCGGTCAGTTGCTGATGATCGTGGTGTGCCTGGCATTGATCTATCTGGCGATTCGCAAGGGTTTCGAGCCCTTGCTGCTGATCCCGATCGGGTTCGGTGGTCTGCTTGCCAACATTCCGGTCGCCAACATGGCCGAGGGTGCGGGCATCTTGCATCTGTTCTACGAAGTTGGCTTGCCGACCAGCGTGTTCCCGCTGCTGATCTTCATGGGTGTCGGGGCGATGACGGATTTTGGACCGATGCTGGCCAATCCCAAGACCTTGTTGCTCGGTGCGGCGGCGCAGTTTGGTATCTTCGCCACCTTACTCGGCGCATTGGCGCTGGCAGCGGCGGGGATTCCGGGTATGGAGTTCACCCTGCGTGAAGCGGCTTCGATCGCGATCATCGGTGGTGCCGATGGCCCAACCTCGATCTTCGTGACGGCGAAGCTCGCGCCGCATCTGCTGGGGCCGATTGCTGTGGCAGCCTACTCGTACATGGCGCTGGTCCCGTTGATTCAGCCACCCATCATGCGAGCACTGACGACCAAGGAAGAGCGCGCCATCGTCATGAAGCAGCTGCGTCATGTCGGCCAGGCGGAAAAGATAGTCTTCCCGCTCATGCTGGCCTTGATGGTCGGTTTGCTACTGCCCGATGCGGCGCCGCTGGTAGGCATGTTCGCCTTCGGCAATCTGTTGCGTGAGTGTGGGGTGGTCGATCGCCTGGCTGATACCTCGCGTAATGCGCTGATCAACATCGTCACCATCGCGCTAGGATTGACCGTCGGTTCCAAGCTGTCTGCCGACGCCTTCCTGCAGCTGAAAACGCTTGGAATCCTCTTGCTTGGGATGGTCGCGTTTTGTGGTGGTACCGCCGCCGGGGTGCTGATGGCCAGGGTGATGAACATGTTCAGTTCGAACAAGATCAATCCGCTGATCGGCTCGGCAGGTGTATCGGCGGTACCCATGGCGGCGCGGGTGTCGAACAAGGTTGGGCTCGAGGCCAATCCGCAAAACTTCCTGCTCATGCACGCCATGGGTCCGAACGTGGCAGGGGTAATCGGCTCGGCTGTTGCTGCCGGTGTGCTGCTTAGTTTTGTGGGTTAG
- a CDS encoding PA3371 family protein, which translates to MSIYGCIFLLLSIICGALSIGTALPDMWEPVVEGGTVFFCVLFVISLLIGRRIKFDPVLR; encoded by the coding sequence ATGTCTATTTATGGCTGCATTTTCCTTCTGCTCAGCATCATCTGTGGCGCACTGAGCATTGGTACTGCCCTTCCCGACATGTGGGAGCCGGTCGTAGAAGGAGGCACGGTATTTTTTTGCGTTCTCTTCGTGATCTCACTTCTGATCGGTCGGCGGATTAAATTCGATCCAGTACTACGCTAG
- the oadA gene encoding sodium-extruding oxaloacetate decarboxylase subunit alpha produces MHSAKRPLGITDVVLRDAHQSILATRVRLEDMLPIAAKLDQVGFWSVESWGGATFDACIRYLGEDPWERIRELKSVMPKTRQQMLLRGQNLLGYRHYADDVVEKFVERAAVNGVDVFRVFDAMNDPRNLETALRAVKQQGKHAQGTISYTTSPVHTLEMWVDLAKQIEDMGADSVAIKDMAGILAPYTAYELVSRLKASLSIPIHMQCHATAGLSTAAILKAVEAGIDNVDTAISSLSMTYGHSPTESVVAIFQGTDRDTGLDLDLLEEVAAYFREVRKKYAKFEGTLKGVDSRILLAQVPGGMLTNMEGQLKEQGALDKFDQVLAEIPRVREDLGFIPLVTPTSQIVGTQAVINVLTGERYKSITKETAGILKGEYGSAPAPFNTELQQRVLDGASVITCRPADLLQPEMDKLTAELKALAQEKGIRLAKDEIDDVLTYALFPQIGLKFLENRGNAAAFEPVPTGNDKAPREPGVPEVYTVEVNGKSFVVQVNEGGDIEGLKLIGEAADAAPGAATVPAAGTGEPQPAPLAGNIFKVLVQPGQSVQEGDLVIILEAMKMETEIRAFKAGTVSGVNVKVGDAVSVGDSLLTIA; encoded by the coding sequence ATGCATTCTGCAAAACGACCGCTCGGCATTACCGATGTGGTGCTACGTGATGCCCATCAATCCATTCTCGCCACTCGGGTACGTCTCGAGGATATGCTGCCGATTGCCGCCAAGCTCGATCAGGTCGGGTTCTGGTCGGTCGAATCCTGGGGCGGTGCGACCTTCGATGCCTGCATTCGCTATCTCGGTGAAGACCCTTGGGAACGCATCCGTGAACTGAAAAGCGTGATGCCCAAGACCCGTCAGCAAATGCTGCTGCGCGGTCAGAACCTGCTGGGCTATCGGCATTACGCCGATGACGTGGTGGAGAAATTCGTCGAGCGGGCTGCGGTCAACGGCGTCGACGTATTCCGCGTATTCGACGCGATGAACGATCCACGCAATCTGGAAACCGCGCTGCGGGCCGTCAAGCAGCAGGGCAAACATGCCCAGGGCACCATTTCCTACACCACCAGCCCGGTGCATACCCTGGAAATGTGGGTCGATTTGGCCAAGCAGATCGAAGACATGGGCGCCGATTCGGTGGCGATCAAGGATATGGCCGGCATCCTCGCGCCTTATACCGCCTATGAGCTGGTCTCGCGTCTGAAAGCAAGCCTGTCCATTCCAATCCATATGCAGTGCCACGCCACGGCGGGCCTTTCTACTGCAGCGATTCTCAAAGCCGTCGAGGCGGGTATCGATAACGTTGATACCGCCATTTCTTCGCTGTCGATGACCTATGGCCATTCGCCGACCGAGTCGGTGGTGGCGATTTTCCAGGGCACCGACCGGGACACGGGCCTTGATCTCGACCTGCTGGAGGAAGTCGCTGCGTATTTTCGCGAGGTACGTAAGAAGTACGCGAAATTCGAAGGCACGCTCAAGGGCGTCGATTCGCGCATCCTCTTGGCTCAGGTGCCGGGCGGCATGCTGACCAACATGGAGGGCCAGCTGAAGGAGCAAGGTGCTCTCGACAAGTTCGATCAAGTACTGGCCGAGATCCCTCGGGTTCGTGAGGACCTCGGTTTCATTCCGTTGGTGACGCCGACTTCGCAGATCGTCGGTACGCAAGCGGTGATCAACGTACTCACCGGCGAGCGCTACAAGTCCATCACCAAGGAAACTGCCGGGATCCTCAAGGGTGAATACGGCTCCGCGCCGGCCCCCTTCAATACCGAACTGCAACAGCGTGTGCTCGACGGTGCGAGCGTCATTACCTGCCGTCCCGCCGATCTGCTGCAACCGGAAATGGACAAGTTGACGGCCGAGCTGAAAGCGCTGGCGCAAGAGAAAGGCATCAGGCTGGCCAAGGACGAAATCGATGACGTCCTGACCTACGCACTGTTTCCACAAATCGGCCTCAAGTTTCTCGAGAATCGTGGCAACGCCGCCGCCTTCGAGCCGGTGCCGACCGGTAATGACAAGGCACCGCGCGAACCGGGCGTACCCGAGGTCTACACCGTCGAGGTCAACGGCAAGTCGTTTGTGGTACAGGTCAATGAAGGTGGCGACATAGAAGGTCTCAAACTGATCGGTGAGGCGGCGGACGCAGCGCCTGGAGCCGCTACCGTACCGGCCGCTGGTACAGGTGAGCCGCAGCCTGCTCCGCTGGCGGGCAATATCTTCAAGGTGCTCGTACAGCCCGGTCAGTCAGTTCAGGAGGGTGATCTGGTCATCATCCTCGAAGCCATGAAGATGGAAACTGAAATCCGCGCATTCAAGGCCGGCACCGTTTCAGGTGTGAACGTCAAGGTCGGCGATGCGGTGTCGGTGGGCGACAGCCTGCTGACCATCGCTTAA
- the flgB gene encoding flagellar basal body rod protein FlgB has product MSISFDKALGIHEKALGFRAQRAEVLANNIANADTPNYKARDLEFGSVLAAQQSKNQGEFGVAVTSSKHIAAQGFEIADPGLRFRTPMHASLDQNTVDAQVEQAAYAENAVDFQASFTFLNSKFRGLMSALRGE; this is encoded by the coding sequence ATGAGCATCAGTTTCGATAAAGCTCTGGGTATCCACGAAAAAGCACTTGGCTTTCGCGCTCAGCGTGCCGAGGTGCTTGCCAACAATATTGCCAACGCCGACACGCCTAATTATAAGGCCCGTGATCTGGAGTTCGGCAGCGTTCTGGCTGCCCAGCAGAGCAAAAACCAGGGCGAGTTCGGCGTCGCTGTCACCAGTAGCAAGCACATCGCGGCGCAAGGGTTTGAGATTGCCGATCCAGGCCTTCGATTTCGCACGCCGATGCATGCTTCGCTGGATCAGAACACTGTCGATGCACAGGTCGAGCAAGCCGCTTACGCCGAAAACGCCGTCGACTTCCAGGCAAGCTTCACCTTTCTCAACAGTAAATTCAGGGGGCTCATGAGCGCCCTGCGCGGCGAATAA
- a CDS encoding chemotaxis protein CheV: protein MAGVLDSVNQRTQLVGQNRLELLLFRLDDKQLYGINVFKVKEVLQCPRLTIMPRSSPVVRGVANIRGSTLSILDLSLATGKPALQDLSNSFAIIVEYNNKVLGFLVRSVERIVNMNWEAILPPPKGVGPDHYLTAVTHVDGQMVEIIDVEKVLAEVAPVSEVLSVGIADEETTSKASSSRVLIVDDSSVARKQIIRCLQNLGIEVVAHNDGRQALTYLRKLVADGKKPSEEFVMMISDIEMPEMDGYTLTTEVRQDPAMRDLHILLHTSLSGVFNQSMVKRVGADDFLAKFQADDLANRVIERIRTTDKN, encoded by the coding sequence ATGGCCGGTGTATTGGATTCGGTTAACCAGCGTACCCAGCTGGTGGGGCAGAATCGTCTGGAGTTGCTGCTGTTCAGGCTGGATGACAAGCAGCTCTATGGCATTAACGTGTTCAAGGTTAAAGAGGTGCTGCAGTGTCCTCGGCTCACCATCATGCCTCGGTCCAGTCCGGTTGTGCGTGGCGTGGCGAACATACGTGGCAGCACGCTTTCGATTCTCGATCTTTCCTTGGCTACCGGAAAACCTGCATTGCAGGACCTCTCCAATAGCTTCGCCATCATCGTTGAATACAACAACAAGGTGCTCGGGTTTCTGGTGCGATCGGTGGAGCGGATCGTCAATATGAACTGGGAGGCCATCCTGCCGCCGCCCAAAGGCGTTGGGCCTGATCACTATCTGACAGCTGTCACCCATGTGGATGGCCAGATGGTCGAAATCATCGACGTGGAAAAAGTGCTGGCCGAGGTGGCTCCCGTTTCGGAAGTGCTATCGGTTGGTATCGCGGACGAGGAAACCACCAGCAAGGCGTCATCCAGCCGGGTTCTGATCGTCGATGATTCCTCGGTTGCGCGGAAACAGATAATTCGTTGTCTACAGAATCTGGGAATCGAGGTGGTTGCACACAACGATGGCCGCCAGGCGCTGACCTACCTGCGAAAGTTGGTAGCAGATGGCAAGAAGCCATCCGAGGAATTCGTCATGATGATTTCAGACATCGAAATGCCTGAGATGGACGGCTATACGTTGACCACCGAGGTTCGTCAGGATCCGGCCATGCGGGATTTGCATATTCTGCTGCATACTTCACTCTCCGGTGTGTTCAACCAGAGCATGGTCAAGCGAGTCGGTGCGGACGATTTTCTCGCCAAATTTCAGGCGGACGATCTGGCCAACCGGGTGATAGAGCGAATCCGAACTACGGATAAGAATTGA
- the mgtE gene encoding magnesium transporter, producing MTEVEAKKPQESLQDRLAQVIDLLHRHKIVEDLAHRQEGQHQDIIENLVHRQNLVELQRKLEALHPADIAYILEALPLDERLTVWQLVKSDRDGDILLEVSDAVRETLIADMDDHELLAAAKEMDADELADLAAELPRDVVHELMETLDAQQRERVRSALSYEEDQVGALMDFEMVTIREDVSLEVVLRYLRRLKELPGHTDKLFVVDYDGVLKGVLPIKRLLVNDPERDVSEVMASDPVTFHPDEDAYEAAQAFERYDLVSTPVVDKSGKLIGRLTIDEMVDLIREESESEVLNMAGLREEEDIFASVWKSLRNRWAWLAVNLITAFIASRVIGLFDGSIEKLVALAALMPIVAGIGGNSGNQTITMIVRAMALDQMGTGNSARLLRKEAGVGMLNGLIWGGVIGMVVYWLYGSWSLGAVMTAAMTLNLLLAALMGVLIPVTLARMGRDPALGASVMITAVTDSGGFFIFLGLATVFLL from the coding sequence ATGACTGAAGTAGAAGCAAAAAAGCCGCAGGAAAGTCTCCAGGATCGTCTGGCGCAGGTCATCGACTTGCTTCATCGGCATAAGATCGTTGAAGACTTGGCGCACCGTCAGGAAGGGCAGCACCAAGACATCATTGAGAATCTGGTGCACCGCCAGAACCTCGTCGAGCTGCAGCGTAAACTGGAAGCGCTACACCCCGCAGACATCGCTTACATTCTTGAGGCGTTGCCGCTCGATGAGCGTCTGACGGTCTGGCAGCTGGTCAAGTCGGACCGCGATGGCGACATTCTTCTCGAAGTTTCCGATGCCGTTCGCGAGACACTGATCGCCGACATGGACGATCACGAGCTGCTGGCGGCCGCTAAGGAAATGGATGCCGACGAGCTGGCGGATCTGGCTGCCGAGCTGCCCCGTGACGTCGTGCATGAGCTGATGGAAACACTCGATGCGCAGCAGCGTGAGCGTGTCCGCTCGGCGCTGTCTTACGAGGAGGATCAGGTCGGCGCATTGATGGACTTCGAGATGGTCACGATTCGTGAGGATGTGAGTCTTGAAGTGGTCCTTCGCTATCTGCGCCGGTTGAAGGAGCTACCGGGGCATACCGACAAGCTGTTCGTAGTCGACTATGACGGCGTGCTCAAGGGGGTTCTGCCCATCAAGCGCTTGCTGGTCAACGATCCGGAGCGAGACGTTTCCGAGGTAATGGCCAGCGATCCGGTGACCTTTCACCCGGACGAGGATGCCTACGAGGCAGCTCAAGCGTTCGAGCGTTACGACCTTGTTTCCACGCCTGTGGTGGACAAGAGTGGCAAGCTGATCGGGCGCCTGACCATTGATGAAATGGTCGACCTGATTCGCGAAGAGAGCGAAAGCGAAGTTCTGAACATGGCGGGTCTGCGCGAAGAAGAAGATATTTTCGCGTCGGTCTGGAAGTCGCTGCGCAACCGTTGGGCTTGGTTGGCGGTAAATTTGATCACGGCCTTTATCGCTTCACGCGTGATCGGTCTGTTCGACGGCTCGATCGAAAAGCTGGTCGCATTGGCTGCGTTGATGCCCATTGTCGCCGGTATCGGTGGTAACTCCGGCAATCAAACCATCACCATGATCGTTCGGGCGATGGCGCTGGATCAGATGGGTACGGGCAATAGTGCTCGCTTGCTGCGTAAGGAAGCAGGTGTTGGCATGCTGAATGGTCTGATATGGGGTGGAGTCATAGGCATGGTGGTCTATTGGCTTTATGGCAGCTGGTCGCTGGGGGCGGTGATGACCGCAGCGATGACCCTCAATCTCCTGTTGGCAGCCTTGATGGGGGTGCTCATTCCAGTAACGCTAGCCCGTATGGGGCGGGATCCTGCGCTCGGCGCCAGCGTGATGATCACTGCCGTGACCGATAGCGGTGGTTTTTTTATCTTTCTCGGTCTGGCGACTGTTTTCCTGCTCTGA
- a CDS encoding OadG family protein: MTPSELLLEGVELMLFGLGSVFIFLVLLIACIRLMAFVIARFDSTPAAQVVSVKPATSGAAAEPDADVLASIQAAIHQHRARRG, translated from the coding sequence ATGACCCCTAGCGAACTCCTGCTTGAAGGCGTCGAACTTATGCTATTCGGCCTAGGTTCTGTCTTCATTTTCCTTGTCTTATTGATTGCATGCATCCGACTGATGGCGTTTGTAATCGCTCGCTTCGATAGTACGCCAGCAGCACAGGTAGTTTCCGTCAAGCCTGCCACTTCGGGCGCAGCAGCTGAGCCGGACGCGGACGTTCTTGCTTCCATCCAGGCCGCTATTCATCAGCACCGTGCCCGTCGCGGTTGA